A single genomic interval of Aedes aegypti strain LVP_AGWG chromosome 1, AaegL5.0 Primary Assembly, whole genome shotgun sequence harbors:
- the LOC5578914 gene encoding glucosylceramidase, with the protein MPSASSTKTASTLNLIGALLRLALLSTIASVVIGSGYFDRVASLPCALRQYPTGSVCVCNVTYCDTLEFEDPSRPGEFVLVSSSRNGTRFGQSRGKFVQADNATFLAAVRLLPRQRMARSTRSVIIEVNREKRYQRIVGFGGAFTGAVSYNLGLLKPELRKSMYRSYYSKKVGIGYNMMRIPIGGCDFDLKPWAYNESPMDDAKLSNFTELDQRDVEKIEQIKELMEVTGNRDIKFMGAAWSPPRWMKSNNDWSGSSRLKPEYYQTWADYHIQYLRLMKAAGLNYWAISTGNEPMNAVIGFLFIRFMSLGWVATNQGKWVAKNLGPALKNSEFKNVKLFAGDDQRYTFPWWFSQMDQGHPDATKFVDGFAVHWYWDGVTPPGLLDQASHLYPDKLIFNTEASLGDKPFQTHGPILGSWDRAESYITYVLQDLQHSVNGWIDWNLMLNEIGGPNYANNYVESAVVVNATTGEEVYKQPIFYGLGHFSRFITEGSVRVETTSDDSGMIVVGFLRPDNRTVLVFYNKKSSSCEVTIRDPERGLTQLEIPAKSVHSILYA; encoded by the exons ATGCCATCTGCATCTTCCACCAAAACAGCTTCGACCTTGAACTTGATCGGTGCTTTGCTGCGATTGGCGCTGCTTTCGACCATCGCAAGCGTGGTGATCGGCAGCGGTTACTTCGATCGAG TGGCGTCGTTGCCTTGTGCGTTACGTCAGTACCCGACCGGTTCGGTGTGCGTGTGCAATGTGACCTACTGCGATACGTTGGAGTTTGAGGATCCAAGCAGGCCGGGGGAGTTTGTGCTGGTATCGAGTAGCCGCAATGGGACCAGATTTGGGCAGTCCCGCGGAAAGTTTGTGCAAGCGGACAATGCGACGTTTTTGGCGGCGGTGCGTCTGTTGCCCAGGCAACGGATGGCAAGGAGTACGCGATCGGTGATCATTGAAGTTAACCGGGAGAAGAGGTATCAGCGGATTGTTGGGTTTGGGGGTGCGTTTACCGGGGCCGTTTCGTACAACTTGGGGCTGTTGAAGCCGGAGTTGAGGAAGAGTATGTACCGATCGTATTATTCGAAGAAGGTGGGCATCGGGTACAATATGATGAGGATTCCTATCGGAGGATGTGATTTCGATTTGAAACCGTGGGCGTACAACGAGTCGCCGATGGATGACGCGAAGTTGTCGAACTTCACTGAACTTGACCAGAGGGATGTGGAGAAGATCGAGCAGATCAAGGAACTGATGGAGGTGACGGGAAATAGAGATATCAAGTTCATGGGTGCCGCGTGGAGTCCACCGAGATGGATGAAGTCGAACAACGATTGGAGCGGATCCAGTCGGCTTAAACCCGAGTACTACCAGACGTGGGCAGACTATCACATTCAGTATTTGCGGCTGATGAAGGCAGCTGGATTGAACTACTGGGCGATATCTACAGGTAACGAACCGATGAATGCCGTGATCGGGTTCCTGTTCATCCGTTTCATGAGCCTGGGATGGGTGGCGACAAATCAAGGGAAATGGGTTGCCAAGAATCTAGGGCCAGCGTTGAAGAATTCGGAGTTCAAGAACGTCAAACTGTTTGCGGGAGATGATCAGCGATACACATTCCCGTGGTGGTTTTCGCAGATGGATCAGGGTCATCCGGATGCCACAAAGTTCGTGGATGGGTTCGCCGTTCATTGGTACTGGGACGGAGTGACTCCACCCGGATTGCTCGATCAAGCTTCTCACCTATATCCTGACAAACTAATCTTCAACACAGAGGCGTCCCTAGGCGATAAGCCCTTCCAAACGCATGGCCCTATCCTCGGATCATGGGATCGTGCCGAGTCCTACATAACGTACGTCTTGCAAGATCTTCAACACAGCGTTAACGGTTGGATCGACTGGAATTTGATGTTGAACGAAATTGGAGGTCCAAATTACGCCAACAACTACGTGGAGTCGGCAGTCGTTGTCAATGCGACCACCGGCGAAGAAGTGTACAAACAACCGATTTTCTACGGATTGGGCCACTTCTCGCGATTCATCACGGAAGGATCCGTCCGAGTCGAAACAACCAGCGACGATTCGGGAATGATCGTAGTAGGCTTCTTGCGACCAGACAATAGGACTGTTCTAGTTTTCTACAATAA AAAATCTAGTTCATGCGAAGTGACGATCCGCGATCCGGAACGGGGCCTGACTCAACTGGAGATTCCGGCCAAGTCGGTGCATTCCATTCTCTACGCCTAA